The DNA window CGCCCAGTTCGCGATCGGTCCCACCGGCCCGTACACGAGGCCGATCACCACGGAGAGCCCGAGAAGTACCCACAGCGGCGGCAGGAACGCCATCCCGATCATCGCCAGCCCCAATCCGGACACCGCGACCAGCATCAGGTCGCGCCGGCGCAGGTGCGGCGCGAGCGCGCCGTAGGACAGCGCCCCCACCAGTCCACCGACGCTCATCGCCATCAGCACCCAGCCGAGCTGGGCGGGTTCGCCGTGCTCGGTGAAGTACGTGGGGAACAGCACCGACTCGATCGGCAGGTACAGCGCGACGATCACCATGTCCACGAGCGCGAGGGTGCGCAGCAGGCGATCGCGCCACACGAACCGGAGGCCGTCGAGCGTGCCGGACCACATCGACGCCGGGCGGGTCGCGTGATCCGGGCGCCCGGCGTGCTCGAGGCGCAGGAAGGCGATGGTCACGATGGAGAGGACGAAGCAGCCGGCGGTGACCCAGAGCGTGCTTTCGGCGCCCACCAGCGCGATGAGGACACCACCGATACCGGGGCCGATCAGGTAGGCGACGTTGTAGTTCGCCTCGTACAGACTGTTGACCCGGTCGAGCCGCCAACCAGCGGCCGCCGTCGCCGCCGGGAGCATCGACTCGCGCGCCGCGATGCCGGCCGGATCGAACGTGGCCCCGAGCGCGGCCAGCGCGGCCAGGACCGGCACCGACAGGCCCGCCGTGCCCGCGACCACCGGAATCGCAGCGACCGACAGCGCGGACAACGCGTCGGAGACCAGGGAGGTGGGGCGGCGGCCGAACCGGTCGACGACGGTGCCCGAGAACAGGCTCGCGAGTAGCAGGGGAAGGGTCGCCGCGCCCGCCACGATCGCGGCGTCGGTCGCGCGGCCGGTCTGTTCCAACACGAGCCAGGGAAGCGCGACGATGACGATGCCGTTGCCGGTCGCCGAGAGCAGGGTGGCGACGTTGAGCAGGACGAGCGGCGCGAAGCGCCGGGTCTCGGGCGAAACGGGGGCGGTCACGGCACGGGCCTTCGGTCGGACGGGCGTCGAACCCGAAGCTAACAGCGCGGACGGAACCCACGCGAGCGGTTTTCGCTCCGGCGGACCGTCCGCGAAGGATCCCGCCCGGAAGCCGGGCGGGATCCTCCGGGATCGTCGGTCGCTACTCCCGGGTGCCGATGGCGGCCACCGGGTCCTGGCGCAGCGCTGTCCGAGTGGGGATCGAGATCGCGGCGAGCCCGAGCACGACCGTGGTGCCGACGATCAGCGCATAGACACCCGGCGAGACGGTCGGCACGGGCGACCCCGACACCGCCGCCGCGACACCGGCGAGTGGGGGCAACGCGACCGCCGACCCGAGCACCGCGGCGACGGTCACGACGATCACCGCCTCGGCCCGCATCATCCGGCGCACTTGCCGGCCGCTCGCGCCGACGAGCCGGAGCAGGGCGAATTCGCGGCCGCGTTCGGCGGTGGCGAGCACGAGCGTGTTCACCACTGCCACCGCGAGGTAGCCGAGCAGCACCGCGAGCGCGACGATGCTCACCCACGCCTGGGTGCGGCGCTCCTCCTGCCCGGCGGCGGCGAACTGCTCGCGGTCGGCCACCGCGACGCCACCGAGTGCACCGATCGCCGCGCGGGCCTGGTCGACCTGCCCGGGCTCGGCCGCGACCAGCAGCATGTCGGTGAGGCCGCTGGTGGTGTGCTCCCGCACCTGCGACGCCGGGAGCGTCACGTCGCCGAACCCGAGCCCGCGGCCGTACGTCGCGATCACCGTGGGGGTCACGAGGGTGCCGTCGCCGAGACGCAGCGGCACCGTGTCGCCCACGTGCGCGCTCATGCCGAACGCGGCGTCGGTGCTGAGCGCGACCGTACCGTCCCGCAGCCCGCCGAGGTCGCCGTCGCGGACGTCGAGGTCGAGGGTGGGCGCAGTCGAGGCGCCGTCGATGCCCTGCACCGAATACGGCTCGGTGGACGGTGATTCGCCGCCCGTCGTGAACAGCGCCTGGCTGCGCGCGACCGGGTTGACCGCGCGGACGGAGGGCTCGGCTGCGATCGCGTCGACCAGGGTGGGCGCCAGCCCGGCCGGCGCCGTCACGACCAGGTTCGCGGTGATCCCGGCGCGTGACTGGTGGTCGGCGGCCGCGGCGACGGTGTCCTGCGTGAACAGTTGCACCGAGCCGATGGCGACCGCCAACGCCAGCGGCGTGATCGCCGACGCGAGTCGGCGCGCGCGTGCCCCGGAGTTCGCCGCCGCGAGCACGAGCGACGGTGACGCGCTGCGGCGGAGCGGCCCGCCGAACCGTCGGACAGCGCCGCCCACCAGCATCGGGCCCAGCACCGCGACCGCGATCACCAGCAGCACCGCGGACGCACCCGCACCCGCCAGGGCGGCCGGCCCCGGCAGCACCGCGGGCAGCAGCGAGGTCGCGAGCCCGCCGAGTCCGAAGACGATGCCGGTGACGAGTCGGACCCGACCGATGGAGGCCGGTTCGACCGCCGACTCGCGCAGCGCCTCGGTGGGGTCGAGACGAGCCGGTCGGCGCGCGGCGACGGCCGCGGCGATCCGGGCGGTGCCGATCGCCAGAGCCACCGCGACCACGGCCGGCAGCGGGCTGTAGGCAAGCGAGAAATCCGTCGAGAGCACGCCGGCGGCGGCGAACTGGGAGCGCAGGAGCTGGGCCAGCGCGTACCCGGGCCCGACTCCGAGCAGGGCGGCCACGCCGGCGACGGACAGCACCTCGCTGCCCACGAGACGGTGCACCTGGCCGGGCGTGGCGCCGGTCGCCCGCAGCAGAGCGAACTCGCGTCGTCGCTGCTGGATCGACAGGGACAGTGTGCTGGCGACGACGAACATCGCGATCAGGATCGCCAGACCGGCGAACGATCCGCACAGCATCATCAGTTCGCTACGGGCCGCCCCGACGTCGAGGTACTCGGCGTCGCCGCGCGCACTACCGGTGTAGGTGTGCACGTCTTCGCCCGCCAAACGCTCACGTGCCTGCCCGGCCAGCGTCGCCGCATCCACGCCGTCGTCAGCGAGCAGGCCCACGGCCGCGACCCGGTCGCCGTGCGGCCACAACGCCTGCGCGCGGCTGTCGGTGAGGAAGAGGCTGGCGGGCCGGTCGCGGGGCTCGGGCTCGGGCGCCGCCACCACCCCGGACACGCGGTAGTCGGTGGCGATACCGCCATGTCGCAACGTCATTCGATCGCCGACGGCTCCGTGCGCCGCCCCGGTCACGACCACCTCGTCGGGCGCCGTGGGGGCCCGCCCGGCCGTGAGCTCGTAGGGGGCGAGCGCCGCCGACGCCCAGCCGTGCGCGTCGACGACGGTGCCGTCCTCGGCGGTCAGGCGAACCCCGAGGTCGGGCACCGCGGCACGCACGCCGGGAATCGTGGCCAGATCGTCCACCGCCGAGGCCGGTAGCAGCGCCCGTTCGACGTACGGCTGATCGATGTCCTCACGGACGTCGAGAGCCTGGGCTGCCCCGACCACGACGTCGGCGCCCGCGTAGCGGTGCGCGGTCACGCCGCCGCGAATCCCGGACTCGAAGAGCACCCCGAGGCCGCAGGTGAGGACGGCGGCGCACAGGACCGCGACGAACACCGCAGTGAAACCGCCCCACTGCGCCCGGATGTTGGCGCGGGCGAGCGGGCGTAGACGTGCGCGTGACATGGTCACCACTCCCCGAGATGAGTCATGTGGTCGGCGATCGCGGCGGCGGTGGGGGACTCCATGCGGCCCACGAGCCGGCCGTCCGCGAGGAACAGGACCCGGTCGGCGTGCGCGGCCGCGACCGGGTCGTGGGTCACCATGACGATCGTCTGGCCGAGCTCGGTGGTGGTGTGGTGCAGCAGGTCCAGCACCTGCCGTCCGGTGCGGCTGTCGAGTGCGCCGGTGGGTTCGTCGGCGAACACCGCGTGCGGCTGCGTGACCAGGGCGCGCGCGATCGCGACCCGCTGCTGCTGGCCGCCCGACAGTTCGGCCGGGCGCCGGTCGCGCTTGTCGGCCAGGCCCACCGCCGCCAGCACGTGGTCCAGGTGCGCGCGGTCGGTGGTGCGTCCCGCGAGCAGTAGCGGCAGCGTCACGTTCTGCTCGACCGTGAGGGCCGACATGAGGTTGTACGCCTGGAACACGAAGCCGATGTGGTCGCGCCGGAACACGGTGCGGGCCTTCGGCTTCAGCGCACTGATCTCGGTGTCGCCCAGCCACACCGAACCGCGGGTCGGCTGGTCCAGGCCGGCGGCGCAGTGCAGGAACGTGCTCTTGCCGGACCCGGACGGGCCCATGATCGCGGTGAAGGTTCCGGGGGCGAGGGCGAGGCTGACGGCGTCGAGCGCGGTGACCCGGGTGTGCCCGGACCCGTACGTCTTGGTGACGTCGGCGAGCCGGACGGCGGCCCGGGGCGGGCTCTGCACGAGGGGCGGGGCGGCGGTGTAGGAGGACATGTCCGAAACGCTATGGAGCGCCGACGGTACGGAACATCCCGCGCGGTACCGGATCGATGGTGTAGCTGGCTGTACCGACAGCGCCGGACCGGTACGGCATGCTGGAGCGATGGTTTCCGGCGAACGGCTCGCGGTGCGGTGGCGCGCCCTGCGCTTCCTGGCGGTCGAGACCGCCGCTGCCGTCGTGTCCCTCTGTCTTCTGGTCGTGGGCCTGGTGGTGGGGGCGTTGCTGATCCTCATCGTGGGATGGGTGGCACTGCCGTCGTACCTGCGGCTGCTGCGGTGGTGGGCGGGCCGGGAGCGGCTCCGCGCCGGGTACTACCGCGGGTCGGCGATCGTCGACGGCTACCCGCCGATCCCGCAACGGGCCGGCTTCGACGACCTGCGCCGCCTGCTCGTGGCGCCGTCGACGCGGCGCGACTTCGGGTGGGTCGCGATCCACGCGGTGGCTGCCCCCACCGCGGGACTGCTGGCGCTGGGGCTGCCGGCCGCCGCCGTCAATTCGCTGGCCATCCCGTTCTACTGGTGGACCATGCCGCCCGACGACCCGGTCAGCGGCCTCTACCCGGTGACGTCGTGGTGGGGTGCCGCACCGATGCCGCTCATCGCGATCGGTTACGCCGCGCTGGGCTGGTGGTTGACGCCGCTGCTGGCGCGCGCGGTGGCGGCCCTGGCTGCGCACCTGCTCGCGCCGGGTCGGGAAATGGCGCTCTCGGAACGGGTTTCGGCGCTGACGGCGAGCCGGGCCGCCGCCCTCGACGCGCACGCGGCGGAGCTGCGCCGCATCGAGCGGGATCTGCACGACGGCGCCCAGAACCGGCTGGTGGCCGTCGTGATGATGCTCGGCTTGGCGGAACGATCCCTGCGTGTCGCGCCCGAACAGGCACTGCCACAGCTGCTTCGCGCGCAGGACGCGGCATCGGACGCGTTGTCCGAGCTGCGGACCCTCGTGCACGACATCTATCCACCGGTCCTAGACGAACTCGGGCTGGACGGGGCGGTGTCGGCGCTCGCGGGCCGCAGCAGCGTGCCGTGCGTGCTCGACGTCGACGAGCTGCGCCGCGCACCCGCCGCGGTGGAGGCCGCCGCGTACTTCGTCGTCGCGGAAGCGCTGACCAACGTCGCCAAGCACAGCGGCGCCCACCAGGTTCGGGTCACCATTCGCACCCGCAGCGACGTCGCGGGCGGATCGACCATGGTGATCGAGGTCGTCGACGACGGCACCGGTGGCGCGGTGGAGCGCGACGGGGGCGGATTGGCGGGCATCCGTCGACGCGTGGCAGCGTTCGAGGGGACGGTGACGATGGACAGCCCGTTCGGTGGGCCGACGAGACTCGAGGTGGAACTGCCGTGCGGATTCTGATCGCCGAGGACGACGCGCTCCTGCGGGAAGGGCTCGCGCTGCTGCTCGGCAGCGTCGGGATCGAGGTGACCGCCGCCGTCGACGACGCCGAGAAGTTCCTGGAGGCCTTCGAGACCGACCGTCCCGACGGCGCCGTGCTCGACGTCCGGATGCCCCCGACGTTCACCAACGAGGGGCTGCGGGCCGCGATCGAGGCCCGGCGGCGGCGCCCGGGCTTCCCGGTACTGGTGCTCTCGGCGTACGTCGAGGACCGCTATGCGGGTGACCTGCTCGCGGGCGGCACGGGCGGCGTCGGCTACCTGCTCAAGGAACGTGTCGGAAAGGTCGAGGAGTTCGTCGACGCACTGCGCCGCGTGGTCGAGGGCGGCACCGTGATGGATCCCGAGGTGGTCTCCCAGCTGATGAGCCGGCGCCGCGCCGACGACCCGATTCGGACGCTGACACCCCGGGAGGCGGAAGTGCTCGGACTGATGGCCGAGGGGCTCGGCAACGGCGACATCGCCCGCCGCCTGGTGGTGAGCGACACCGCGGTGAGCAAGCACATCGGCAACATCTTCGCGAAGCTGGGGCTGGCGGCGTCGGACAGCGGGCATCGCCGGGTGCTGGCGGTGCTCGCGCACCTGCGCTCGTGACCCGGCTCAGACGCTCTCGAGTGCCGCACCGACCTCGCGCAGCGCGCGATGGCGCTGGTCCTCCGCGAGCGCGTGCCCGACGGCGATCGCCAGCGCCACCGGCCAGTCGATCACCTCGAAGGCCGCCAGCAAGCCCAGCGCGGTGAGATAGGCGAGCTGGTCGGGGCGCGGGATACCGATGTCGCCGAGCAGGGGCACGCGGATCGCGAACCGCGAGCCCGCGTTGATCCGGGCCAGGGCGGCGGTGTGCGAGCGCAGGTCGACCCCGCGGTGGAGGGTTGCTTCGGTCATAGTTCGCCCCGCCCATCCTCGTCGTTCATCTGCCGGACACCTTCGGCCGTCACAGTGTTGACTGTGATCGTTTCGTTATCCGCGTTGTCCGCGTTCACCTCGGCCCTGCGTCCGTCGCCGCCGGACCCGTTGACCGGTGCCGTCACCGCCGTGCTCACGCCGCCGTTGCGCCACGCGTACGCGGTGCTGCTGCGGACCGGCGTGCTGGTCGTCGACTGAGCCGTCGGGACGCGCCGCTCCGACCAGCGCGCCAGTGCCCGCGGCGTGAGAGCCGCGGCGGCGGTCGCCGCGGCGGCCGGCCCGAGGGCCTGGGCCCAGGCGAGCGGCCCCAGCGGGGTGCAACCGAGGAACTGGCTCAGTCCGGGCACGCTGATCACCCCGGCCAGGACCGCCAGTGACCCCGCGGCCGTCGCCACCACGAGCGGGCTGCGGGAGTCGATGAGCGTCTGCCCCAACTGGGCGCCGACGAGCGCCACCAGGCCCACCGTGGACGCGCGCCGCGGGCGTCCGGTGAGCGAGGCGATTCCCCACGCGGCACCCGCGCCGGCCGCCGTCGCCGTGCCCCGGATGGCGACCGTCCGCCACAGTGCGGCACGGTCGGGCCCGCGGCCGTCGTACGCGTGGTTCCGGTTGGGCGGGCTCACCGCGAGGGCTGCGGCGGGCAACGCATCCGTGAACAGGTTCACCAGCAGCAACTGTCGGGCGTTGAGCGGCGCCCGCCCGCTGACCGCGCTGCCGATCAGCGCGAACGCGACCTCGCCGGCGTTGCCGCCCAGCAGCACGGCCACGGCGGACTGCACCCGCTGCCACAGCTGCCGGCCCTCGTCGACGGCGTCCAGGATCGCGTCGACGTGGCCGCCGATCAGGAGGATGTCGGCGGCACTGCGCGCCGGATGGTTGCCGTGCGACGTGACGCCGATCCCGATGCTCGCGGCGCGGATCGCGGCCGCGTCGTTGGCGCCGTCGCCCACCATCGCGCACACGTGCCCCGAACGCTCGAGCGTCTGCACGATCTGGACCTTCTGCTCGGGAGACATCCGGGCGAAAACCCGCCGCTCGCGGACGGCGGTCTCCTGGTCGCGGTGTGCCAGCGACTCCCATTCGCTCCCGCTCAGCACGTCACCGGTGCCGACGTCCAGCCCGAGGTCGCGGGCGACCGCGGCGGCGGTGACCGGATGGTCGCCGGTGATCAGGCGCACCGACACACCCCGCTCCTCGAGCTCGGGGAGGAGTCCGACCGCCTCGGGGCGGGTCGTGTCCGACAATCCCAGCAGCCCGATCGGCTCGAGCCCGCCGGCGCACAGGGATTCGACGACGTCGGGGTCCGCCGCGGCTCGTCTCGCCTCGGCGTCGGTGACGGTGCGCCGGCCGACAGCGATCACGCGGAGGCCGGCGGCCGCCATCGACTGCACGTCACCGGCGATCCCGTCGCGCGCGTGCGGTGCATCGTCGGCGCAGGCGTCCAGGATCACCTCGGGGGCGCCCTTCACCGTCAGTTCGGTGCCCTGCAACGCCGCGGCGTAGGGGCGTCCTGCGCGGAACGGCAGGACGACGTCGGACACCAACGCGCGGGGTTGCTGCTGCGCGGCCTCGACGACGGCACGGTCGGTCGCGTGCGGTGCGGCGCGGCCGTCCGCGAGTACGGACGTGCGGGCGGCGGCCACGACGATGCGGTCCCGGTCGACGGTGCCGGTCGGCCGGATCTCGGTCACCCGCAAGCGGTCCTCGCTGAGTGTGCCGGTCTTGTCGAAACACGCGACGTCGACACGGCCGAGGGCCTCGACGGACCGTGGGGCGCGCACGAGTACCGACGCGTGGGTGAGACGGCGCGCGGCGGCCTGCTGCGCCAGCGTCGCCACCAGCGGCAGGCCCTCCGGGACGGCGGCGACGGCGACCGCGACGCCGCTCGTCACCGCCGAGCGCAGGCCACCGCCGCGGAGCATCGAGATGACCGTGACGAGGACGCCGCCGGCGAGGCTCACCGGCAGCACCCGGTCGGTGAGCCCGCGCAGCTGCGACTGCAGGCCCACCTTCCGCACCGGTGCCGGGGAGAGCGCCGCGGCCCGGCCGGTCTCGGTGTCGTCACCGACGGCGGTGACGAGGGCGAGCGCGGTGCCGGTCAGAACCGTCGTGCCGGCGAACAGCATGCAGCTGCGTTCGGCCAGCGGCACGCCCGGGGTGGCGTCGATCTGCTTGTCCACCGGCATGGATTCGCCGGTCAGCGAGGATTCGTCCACCTCCACCCCGTCCACTGCGATCAGTCGGCCGTCGGCGGGCACCACCTCGCCGGACCGGACCTCGATCACGTCACCCGGCTGCAGCAGCCGCGCATCCACCGACTCGTACTCACCGTCCGCGACGCGGATCCGGGCCGGGGCGTCCTCGACCGCGAGCAGGCGGGTGAGCAGGCGCTCGGCGTGCAGTCGCTGCGCCGCCGAGAGCGCGGCGTTGCCGACCAGCACCGTGCCGACGAGGATCGCGTCCACGGGGGAGCCGAGCACGGCACTGGCCGCCGATCCCGTTGCGAGGATCGGCGTGAGGGGATCGGCGAGTTCGGTCCGCAGCGACCTGCCGAAGGCCCACGCCCCGGTCACCGGGCGCCGCAGTCGACCGATGCCGGTGCCGATCCGGCCGGGCGTGGCCACCGATCGGCGCGGCGGCGGCGAACCCACCAGCCGCCGCACGCGATCGACCGACATCGCGTGCCAGTCGTGCTGAGGACTCGGCCGCGGCGGGTCGGCGCCCAGCACCTGACGGGCGAGCGAGTGGCCCGTCCACAGTGCGGCGCCCGCTCCCACGCTCACCGGTCCGGGGCCTCGCCCGTGCGTCCCGGGGATCATCAGCAGCGAACCGAGAAGGGAAGCGCCGGAAGCGAGTTCGATGCCGCGACGGGCGGCCGCACGGGCGGCCGGCAGGGCGCGCAGGATCCGCCACGCGGCGGCGAGGTCCGGTACGAGGAGGTCGCAGGACGGGGTCGTCGCGCCCGGTGCCACGCACACGCTCAGGTCGGCGGCGGTGACGGCGGCGGGGCAGCGGGTCGCCAGGACGGCCACCGTCCCGCCGGCCTCCTGCAGGCCGGTGATCGTCGACACCAGATCGGAGTCGACCGGCCCCGACGGCTTCCGGAGTTCGTCGAATGCCGATCGCAGGGTGCCCAGCGCCTCGTCGTCGACGGAGTGGACGGTGACACCCGCTTGTCGCGCCTGTTCGAGCACGGCCCCCGCCAGCGGGTCCCGGACCGGCGAGATCAGGACGGCCGCGTCGGGATCCTCCGCCCCGGCGCCGGGGACGTCGGCCAGCCGATGCCAACCCTCCCCGATGGCACCGGCGTCGAGAGCGGTGCGGGCCGCTTCCCACACCGCGGCGCGGCGCGCGTCGCGGACGCCGCGGATCCGGCTCACCCGTAAGTCGGACGTCAGCAGGGCTCGTGGGTCGACGACGAGCGCGGTGACGGCGTCGAACCGGCGCAGCACGTCGGGTGCGCGGTACAGGACGTCGTGGTCGCCGGCGAGGCCCCGTCCCAGCGTGCTGGCGAAGGACTCGCGGGCGGTGGGCGCCGCCTTCGGGGCGGTGACGAGTGCGGCCGTGCCGGCGGTGGTGACGCTTCGGCTGGCCAGGCCCACCGCGGCCATGCTAGCCAGCTGGGCCCAGCCGGCACGGACGAGGTGACGGTCGACGGGACCGGACACCGGTGGGCGAGGCGCCGCGTCCGGTGCCGGACGGCGCCCACTGCGCTCCCAGGCACGGCGGGCGGCGATCACCTCGCCCACTATGGAGGCGCGGATCAGCGCCTCGATCGCGAGCGACGGTGGCGCCTGCACCAGCGTGTAACTCGCCGCGGTGAGGGTCGACAGCAGCAGGTCGGCGCGAGCGGGACCGACCGCCGCCTCGAGCAGCCGCCGCGCCGCAGGCTGGTAGTCGAGAAGCGTCACGGGTGCAGCTGCGGCCGCCGGGAGGCGGGGGATTCGCAGCACTCGCCCGGCCGCCGCGAGCCCGAAGCCGACCGAGTGCGCGGTGAGGGCGGTGACGCGAGCGGCCAGTACGGTGTCGTCCCACGCGGGCGGCAGCGGCGGTGACGAGGCCGGCGTCTGCGGGCTCTGGCGAGTCCACGGCGCCAGCACCCCGGTCACCACACCGGCCGTGGCGGCGGTTCCGACGGTGACGGTGGTGAGCGCGGCGTGGAGAGACCGACCGGGCAGCCCGCGGGCCTGCCCGGCCAGAGTCCGGACCCCCGCGATTCTCACCGAGCGGTACGCCCCCGTGGCCGGGGTGTCGTGCTCTTCGTGGTGGGCTGTT is part of the Rhodococcus sp. SGAir0479 genome and encodes:
- a CDS encoding MFS transporter; this translates as MTAPVSPETRRFAPLVLLNVATLLSATGNGIVIVALPWLVLEQTGRATDAAIVAGAATLPLLLASLFSGTVVDRFGRRPTSLVSDALSALSVAAIPVVAGTAGLSVPVLAALAALGATFDPAGIAARESMLPAATAAAGWRLDRVNSLYEANYNVAYLIGPGIGGVLIALVGAESTLWVTAGCFVLSIVTIAFLRLEHAGRPDHATRPASMWSGTLDGLRFVWRDRLLRTLALVDMVIVALYLPIESVLFPTYFTEHGEPAQLGWVLMAMSVGGLVGALSYGALAPHLRRRDLMLVAVSGLGLAMIGMAFLPPLWVLLGLSVVIGLVYGPVGPIANWAMQTRSPEHMRGRVVGVMTSTAYAAGPLGYLLAGPLIDQLGIRTTFFALAIPVVGVAAVCFALPVLRELDADRTPPTVRLGSPS
- a CDS encoding FtsX-like permease family protein is translated as MSRARLRPLARANIRAQWGGFTAVFVAVLCAAVLTCGLGVLFESGIRGGVTAHRYAGADVVVGAAQALDVREDIDQPYVERALLPASAVDDLATIPGVRAAVPDLGVRLTAEDGTVVDAHGWASAALAPYELTAGRAPTAPDEVVVTGAAHGAVGDRMTLRHGGIATDYRVSGVVAAPEPEPRDRPASLFLTDSRAQALWPHGDRVAAVGLLADDGVDAATLAGQARERLAGEDVHTYTGSARGDAEYLDVGAARSELMMLCGSFAGLAILIAMFVVASTLSLSIQQRRREFALLRATGATPGQVHRLVGSEVLSVAGVAALLGVGPGYALAQLLRSQFAAAGVLSTDFSLAYSPLPAVVAVALAIGTARIAAAVAARRPARLDPTEALRESAVEPASIGRVRLVTGIVFGLGGLATSLLPAVLPGPAALAGAGASAVLLVIAVAVLGPMLVGGAVRRFGGPLRRSASPSLVLAAANSGARARRLASAITPLALAVAIGSVQLFTQDTVAAAADHQSRAGITANLVVTAPAGLAPTLVDAIAAEPSVRAVNPVARSQALFTTGGESPSTEPYSVQGIDGASTAPTLDLDVRDGDLGGLRDGTVALSTDAAFGMSAHVGDTVPLRLGDGTLVTPTVIATYGRGLGFGDVTLPASQVREHTTSGLTDMLLVAAEPGQVDQARAAIGALGGVAVADREQFAAAGQEERRTQAWVSIVALAVLLGYLAVAVVNTLVLATAERGREFALLRLVGASGRQVRRMMRAEAVIVVTVAAVLGSAVALPPLAGVAAAVSGSPVPTVSPGVYALIVGTTVVLGLAAISIPTRTALRQDPVAAIGTRE
- a CDS encoding ABC transporter ATP-binding protein, whose translation is MSSYTAAPPLVQSPPRAAVRLADVTKTYGSGHTRVTALDAVSLALAPGTFTAIMGPSGSGKSTFLHCAAGLDQPTRGSVWLGDTEISALKPKARTVFRRDHIGFVFQAYNLMSALTVEQNVTLPLLLAGRTTDRAHLDHVLAAVGLADKRDRRPAELSGGQQQRVAIARALVTQPHAVFADEPTGALDSRTGRQVLDLLHHTTTELGQTIVMVTHDPVAAAHADRVLFLADGRLVGRMESPTAAAIADHMTHLGEW
- a CDS encoding sensor histidine kinase translates to MVSGERLAVRWRALRFLAVETAAAVVSLCLLVVGLVVGALLILIVGWVALPSYLRLLRWWAGRERLRAGYYRGSAIVDGYPPIPQRAGFDDLRRLLVAPSTRRDFGWVAIHAVAAPTAGLLALGLPAAAVNSLAIPFYWWTMPPDDPVSGLYPVTSWWGAAPMPLIAIGYAALGWWLTPLLARAVAALAAHLLAPGREMALSERVSALTASRAAALDAHAAELRRIERDLHDGAQNRLVAVVMMLGLAERSLRVAPEQALPQLLRAQDAASDALSELRTLVHDIYPPVLDELGLDGAVSALAGRSSVPCVLDVDELRRAPAAVEAAAYFVVAEALTNVAKHSGAHQVRVTIRTRSDVAGGSTMVIEVVDDGTGGAVERDGGGLAGIRRRVAAFEGTVTMDSPFGGPTRLEVELPCGF
- a CDS encoding response regulator gives rise to the protein MRILIAEDDALLREGLALLLGSVGIEVTAAVDDAEKFLEAFETDRPDGAVLDVRMPPTFTNEGLRAAIEARRRRPGFPVLVLSAYVEDRYAGDLLAGGTGGVGYLLKERVGKVEEFVDALRRVVEGGTVMDPEVVSQLMSRRRADDPIRTLTPREAEVLGLMAEGLGNGDIARRLVVSDTAVSKHIGNIFAKLGLAASDSGHRRVLAVLAHLRS